A window of Mustela nigripes isolate SB6536 chromosome 9, MUSNIG.SB6536, whole genome shotgun sequence contains these coding sequences:
- the SPTLC1 gene encoding serine palmitoyltransferase 1, with protein MATAAEQWVLVEMVQALYEAPAYHLILEGILILWIIRLLFSKTYKLQERSDLTLKEKEELIEEWQPEPLVPPVSKDHPALNYNVVSGPPSHNIVVNGKKCVNFASFNFLGLLDNARVKAAALASLKKYGVGTCGPRGFYGTFDVHLDLEDRLAKFMKTEEAIIYSYGFATIASAIPAYSKRGDIVFVDRAACFAIQKGLQASRSDIKWFRHNDVADLERLLREQEAEDLKNPRKARVTRRFIVVEGLYMNTGKVCPLPELVKLKYKYKARIFLEESLSFGVLGEHGRGVTEHFGISIDDIDLISANMENSLASVGGFCCGRSFVIDHQRLSGQGYCFSASLPPLLAAAAIEALNIMEENPGIFLVLKEKCERIHKALQGISGLKVVGEPLSPAFHLQLTDSTGCREEDVKLLQEIVNHCMNRGIALTQARYLEKEEKCLPPPSIRVVVTVEQTDEELERAARTLKEAARAVLL; from the exons GCTCCTGCTTACCACCTTATTTTGGAAGGCATTCTGATTCTCTGGATAATCAGACTTCTGTTCTCTAAAACATACAAATTACAAGAACGATCTGATCTTACACTCAAG GAAAAGGAAGAATTGATTGAAGAGTGGCAGCCGGAACCTCTCGTTCCTCCCGTCTCGAAAGACCATCCTGCTCTCAACTACAACGTCGTTTCAGG cccccccagCCACAACATTGTGGTGAACGGAAAGAAATGTGTCAACTTCgcctcctttaatttcctggggTTGCTGGATAACGCTCGGGTCAAG GCGGCAGCTTTGGCGTCTCTGAAGAAGTACGGCGTGGGGACTTGCGGACCGAGAGGATTCTATGGCACGTTTG ATGTGCACTTGGACTTGGAGGACCGCCTGGCAAAGTTCATGAAGACGGAAGAAGCCATCATCTACTCCTACGGGTTTGCCACCATAGCCAGTGCGATCCCCGCTTACTCCAAGAGAGGCGACATCGTGTTTGT AGACAGGGCGGCCTGCTTCGCCATCCAGAAGGGCCTGCAGGCCTCGCGCAGCGACATCAAGTGGTTCCGGCACAACGACGTGGCCGACCTGGAGCGCCTGCTGCGGGAGCAGGAGGCCGAGGACCTCAAG aatccTCGCAAGGCTCGGGTCACCCGACGTTTCATCGTCGTGGAAGGGCTGTACATGAACACCGGGAAGGTCTGTCCTCTCCCGGAGCTG GTTAaactaaaatacaaatacaaagcaAGAATCTTTCTGGAGGAAAGCCTTTCGTTCGGAGTCCTGGGGGAGCACGGCCGAGGCGTCACCGAGCATTTCGGGATCAGT ATCGATGATATCGACCTCATCAGCGCCAACATGGAGAATTCCCTCGCGTCCGTCGGAGGTTTCTGCTGCGGCAGGTCGTTCGTGATTGACCACCAG CGCCTTTCTGGCCAGGGGTACTGCTTTTCAGCCTCACTCCCGCCGCTGCTGGCCGCCGCTGCCATCGAGGCGCTCAATATCATGGAGGAGAATCCAG gtatttttttagttttgaaggAAAAGTGCGAACGAATTCATAAAGCTTTACAAGG catttctgGGTTGAAAGTGGTGGGGGAGCCCCTTTCTCCGGCGTTTCACCTGCAGCTAACAGACAGCACCGGGTGTCGGGAAGAAGACGTTAAACTGCTTCAGGAGATTGTAAATCAC TGCATGAACAGAGGCATCGCACTAACCCAGGCGCGCTacctggagaaggaagagaagtgcCTCCCCCCGCCAAG CATCAGGGTTGTGGTCACGGTGGAGCAGACGGACGAGGAGCTGGAGAGAGCCGCGCGCACCCTCAAGGAGGCGGCCCGGGCTGTGCTGCTCTAG